The DNA region GAGAATCGGAACGAAGTGCGGAAGACTCAGCGCtaggagagcctcgcgcattcgcTCCTGAGGTGGAAGAAGTGGAGTGAGacattttaaaagaagaaaacttacgacGATATATGCGGTGGAAGGTTGCCGGAAATGATTTCGCACAAATAGAGTCTCGAGAAGAGAATTCGCAAGAGCTTCGCTGCAATTTCGAATTTGAGAGTAATTTTTGGAAAACCTGTTAGTTAGTATATATAGGCGGTGGGGGAAGATCTCAGCCGTTTATTTAAAAAGCATGCGTGGACGACCACGATTTGCCTAGAAAATTGTACCAGGCTTACGACGGGACACAcacaataattaaaaatgtcagacTTATCGTCTCCTCGAAATACGAAACGTTCCTGATCGTTGATAGAAAGGGCACGCGTTATCATGGCACCCCGTGGGTTACCCAAGATCTcatcttaagcccgggaggtctgaggccccggcatcttatcttAATCCCGGGAAAAGTAAGGCCCCGGTACTTCATTTTGAGCCTGGGGAATTTTAGGGCCCGGTTTTTTCAGTTGATCACTTATCAGTTCTGGATATTTATTCTGATTCATTTTATGGTACATATATCATGCGGTGTCAATGAAATACGGACAATAAGAGTAACTAGAtaagcatttttattattattattattattccggGAATTCTTTACTCGTTACATTAAAAAATTTCTCTTCTACAGAGGCTATCCACTTAATCACAAAACTCTTTACATAGCTACCAGTGAACGCCTTCATAAAGTTAGCGGAGTCGGCAATCTTCTGCAGCGTCCTCCTCTCTTTATGAAGCAATAGTTGGAGGATAAAGTCGTCCTCAAAGAGGTCCTCCGTATCAGAAATCTGCAAGCGTTCCCGATACTTTGCAAGCTTGGCCACCAGCTCAGGAGTGATAGCCTCCTCCCACTCGTGAAGAAGCTGAAGTCCTTGCAGCTCCTCCCAGTAATGGAGGATcttttggaagacttcatcttccaatTCAGATTTCCGTTTCTCAAAAGCTGCTTGCATGAACTCTGCTGCCATGTCGGGAGCTTTCGAACCACTGGAACCCGCCATTGCACTTCTTGAGGACTGAATTGATGGAATGTTGGAGAATAGGTAAGCAGgttactgtatatatatataggaaggAATCAGTCTCCATCGTCGATCCGAATCCAATCGGACGATCAGAGGGAATCTAGGAAATTGAGCAGGCAGGTGAAAAGACGTGTACGGGTATCGAGGAAACATACTCATTATTACCTCGGAATACGAACAATTTTCGACGGTGTCACTGTTAACGCATGCAGCATAATGACATTCATTGGATTTCCCGAGAGTACTAAACGATGAATGTTCAAAACCTGAGAGATATGGAAGCCTGACACCTCATCACTTCTGCAGGATATTTAGAGACCCAAGGCTCTTATTCACTCTGGGATATGTTTTGGAGTAAACATGCATGactgactgatcgggacagcgagtcaagctctagcccgactatttttaGGATGTGTGGTGATACCCCTGTAAAGGTCCGGGTTAATGGTGACCCATTTCcgggttaatgatgacccgAGTTATCGGTTGAATAGCCCGGATCAGAAGCCAGCTGCCCGGGCACTTCTTCTCCATCCGGTTTCTCATACAGGTACCCAGGTAACCAACTACccaggccacctcgagaattgcaccacactcgagtgtgatcgatacaggcagtctaatccgtcagaaccacttgggtttggagtgtccgagaagtcatcagaagctagtatGATAAACCGACTTAGTAGGTGGTGTGGTAATCAAGGTAACTACCCATTCTtccactataaatagcaggtattaaagtcatttaatgattctgaaatctttgaactaaaagcacttacatatttccTCTCAAATATTATTTGTATTCATCAAAAaagcctgctgacttaagcatcggagtggccacgccggacatccctccggcgcccattcacgagttactttcttgtttacaGGTGGTTGAtccaagccattatcttcactcaaattcccaaacagtataaattattgatttggtccgtTGGAGCCCCGTACCCGGGTCACCTATTTTAACGAGATCACATCAGGATGCTTGACCCAAAAATGCATGACGTTTAAATTCAACAACGAAGACAATATTATATAATCTTAAATACAATCTTTACAAACAAGAAATGCGTCCTTGGACTCAAGCTCGACAGAAATACCAAAATATAGAAGGAACATGGGGGGCCAAGAAATAGAGAAAAAGTTGACCAGGGAGAGATTAAGTGGTAACAAGAAAGTGCATAAGGTCACTGATACACGAGTACATTGCATCTTACGTGTCCGGATCGGTAACAAACTAAGTTCAAAACCGAcagtttaattaaattatctatttttaaattaaaaaaaaaatcatcaatatattattttaatcattTATCGTTTTTCATATACAATTTattatcgatttttttttaaaaaaaaatcgatgaATTGAATGTTTTATCAatgattaattatattttattcatataatTAATTGTATTTTGTTCGTCAACATGTATAATGAGTTTAATTTTTAGTAATTTATGCAAACGACACTTGTTTGAACCAAACatgtaattaatataatttgaaGCAACATACATAGCAGATGATTTCGTCCTCACTACCAGCCGGCCGGAAACAATCACACATTTCACACTTTATTTTAACCCATAGTGGTTTTTTTTGGCCTCTCTATTTTCTGGGTGCTCTTGATATGTTTTTCATGGTCTATCTTATGTGGTTTGTGCGTTCAATGATGTAGTGAAATGcatttatatgtattttgtaTGATACACGTGGTGTTTTCTCAAGTTGTCAATCATTGCTTCtccaatattttatttatttagtaaagtaataattatatatattaggaAATTATATCATGATTTGCGAAGCATCCAATAAAACatttttgaatttaaatttaCTAATTTAGTTAAAAACTGTGtcccataaaataatatttaaagtaCTTAATGAGGTTCTCAAGCCTTGTGCATGCTGAAAAAACtacttaataaaataaatgcaaccattttaaatttattcaatCCAATATTGATCGATAAATTAGACAAGTGCAATTTAAGTTGAAAGGGCTAAATctaaagacaaaaatttgtgtgagacggtctcatgggccgtattttgtgagacgaatatctcatttaggtcatccatgaaaaaacattactttttatgctaagagtattactttttattgtgaatatcggtaaaattGACCCgtttcatagataaagattcgtgagaccgtcgtCTTATAAGATATCTATTCAAATTCTAAATTCAAATACTATCATACCATACAAAATGTAATGTTTTCGTACTAATGAATCGGATTGAATCATGTTACTCGGGGAACTGGAATTTTAGACCCCAATGCCTAGTGGAGTTTGGTTGGACTCTGTTGCCAACTTACCGCCTAACCtgtgaaattaaaatttaatagttTTTTTGTAATATTATGTTTTTGACAAAAATACGTGTGAGACAGTATCAttgatcgtattttgtgatacagatatcttatttggttcatccatgaaaaaatattactttttatactaagagtattactttttattatgaatatcggtagagttgacccgtctcacaagagacccaCTCTATTTTTTTGTGCGACACTCTCGTAGATCTTTATTCGTAAGACATATCAATATTaaacatatttacaataaaaaataatatttttggctTAAAAAGAAATATCTATCTTTTTATGGGTGACCCAACCGTCTCACAGgagtttttgtttaataaatcaGTGGACGGGCACACATGAAGATAATTAGatcttatatataaaataaatttaatatatgataaaactaaaaattattcgataaaatttaattattgaattgaATCATAGCATATAAAATGCAGAAAGTTGAAATAATGTATCACGTGAGAGAATGCTAGGAAAGTTTGtggataaatttttaatttaaccAAGTACAAGATTATTTTCCAGCTAATATCAAAATTGTACCATGATatctaatatttattttattttgttttttaaaattaatgtgaTATTTAGTATAACGATAATTTGCAATAGcaagtgaatttttattttattttattttttaaaaaatgattttttcgaAGAAAGTATAATTGGTGCGagttatttatataaaaaaataaattccaatataaaaaataaattattttgtaaTAATTGAGTCGTAATAAAGAAGTCACCTTCCTCATCTCTGCGTCGTCCGATCGTAACTTCTCCCTATTTCCAGATTTCTTCAATCAACCAACCAATCCCCTTTCTTCTTCCCCAAGCGCGCCAAATACAAATCCAACACCTAGGTACTCAAAACCCACCCCCCACCTCCACACTgtaatatgtatgtatatacgcGTGCTAATTTCTAGTAATCATGCTTGTATGAGGTCAAATCAATCACGCATGTCTGCAAGTTTCAAGCTTTATGATTTTTTATAGCGATGTTTCTTGTTAATCTGAGatttttttgggattttttgaattgtttgttgttgtttttcgTTTTCGGAATTTTTACTGTGCTAGGGTTTGGATTAGGAATGGCTGAGAGTCCTGGTGGATTTGCCGGTGGAAGTGGCAGCCACGATAGCGGCGGTGGGGATCACAGTCCGCAGTCTAGCGTGAAAGAGCAGGATCGCTTCCTTCCGATTGCAAATATTGGCCGAATCATGAAGAAAGCGTTGCCTGCGAATGGAAAGATAGCGAAGGATGCGAAGGACACGGTTCAGGAATGCGTCTCCGAATTTATCAGCTTCGTCACTAGCGAGTACGTTCACTGCAAGCTAAGGGTATCTTGTATTTTAACTGAACGTGGAATTTTTGTGTTTCTATTGTAAAATAAATTTGTCTGAGCCTCATTACTCTTGTTTCTGTCTGTGAATTGCCTGTATATTTGTCCTGATATATGTTAGGAGAATGCATCGAAATGTTGTAGCATACGTTTCTTATTTTTGTGCTATTATGTCCATTTTGGTTATTGGGAAAGAAGCTTATGTCCTATTTGTGAGGAGTGTATTAGTATTTTTGTTCATTGTTGTAATGTTTATTTGTGTTTCTGTGGTATGACTCATTTGAGTAGAAGAATGATTGGTGGTGTGATATTGTTGTACAACGGATTATCTATGCTTTCAAATTACTTAAAGTTTTGATTTTATGACAAAAAATTAGTAATAGATGAATCAGTTTTATCTTTGATTAGATAACAAGTATTTGGTTCATGTGGGGAGTGAAGCatttttttgtgtgtgttttgATTTGGAATCAACTTTAACTGTTGCGTTGATTTTTTCTGGAAGCTAGCATCTCACCATTAATTGCCATCCGCTCATGTTCTGTGACCTCAATCACTTCTCTTGCCTTGCCTCTTTGTTGTACACAGCTCTTAAATTCTGTTGTCTGAGTTACATGATCTTTGATGTTAGTTCCAATATAACAGACCTTCCTAGAACTGCAAATAAAGACCATACTGTTGAGTAAAGGCTGATCGTGAGGAGTTTCCAATGCCTAATATAGATTTTATTAGCATGTTTGTAACGTTACTAAATCAAATCCTTTCATGGATCAACTAGTGCCCGACATGCGAAAATACGGTGGGGAACAACTTTCCATGTATGTTCTAAATTATCATAGTTCTTTCCTGGATTAGAAATTGAAATTTGGCTTCCCCACCTCCAAGTAAAATGCATGCATGATCCTTTTTAATTTTCCCTTACGGTCTTTGAATGAGTTGGTGCATCTTGATGAGCTGGGCCAATAATATTGGTTCTAGAATGAATCAGTTAATAGGTGAAAACGTGAGTCACTCAACTATTTAAGAGGACATGTCACATGTGAATAGATTGTCCTTTTCATCCATACATACAGCCACAATCATGTTCAAATCACCATTCAGTTGATACTTTTCCcatgacttttttttttaaaattgattttgtCTACAAATGTTTTCGGTTCAATTTTATGTTTATACTTGCTCAGTAGAGGAGGTGGGTGACAACTGACCAAGAAAGTAGCCATCAGGGTAATCTCTCAGCAGGAAGAGCAATTCAACATATCTACACAATTTTTTGTTTGATTAAAAATACCTTAGCTCCGGAATACATCATGTATTTTCATTCTGCTCTTGGATATTTGATTGGTTACTTTTTGTGCCTAAATCTGTTTGATCTATTAATTTGATGCTGTCCTTGTTAGTTTCATCTCAAAAGTAGATTTAATTTGCCTTTTGGGTCTTAACTGAACCATTACATGTGAATACGCGTGTGTGGTTCTTAATTGATTACAGTATGCGGATTATTTTATTGACTTCATTAGTTTTATGAATATGGTTTTGACTTTACCTCGTGTTCATTGGATAGAGCTAGTGACAAGTGCCAAAAAGAGAAAAGAAAGACAATAAACGGGGATGATTTGTTGTGGGCAATGGCAACATTAGGTTTCGAGGAGTATATTGCCCCGCTGAAGGCATATTTGGCTAGGTACAGAGAGGTACTATCTTATTTTCGGTTGTTATCTAGTAACCTTTTTTTCCTATGGGAAGTTATTACCGTCCTATTCAGTCCATGGTCAGGACACGGCAAATGTAAGAAGACCGGTAGATTCTTACTTCATCATctgtttttatgtatttttggaTTTCCTTAGCTTTTTTCACTGCAATTTAAAGTTGATTAATGACATGATCATCTAATTCGCTCACCCTGTTTGCCTTGGTACATTTGGTGGAATGACTGCTATATTTTCAGTTAGAGGTATGCAAATCAGCTTCTTCTTCAACTTTTCTCGACTTCATTTAGTCGCTCTATGGTGATAGTTTGTTGACAATTGTCAGGGTGACGCTAAGGGATCTGCTAGAGTTGGAGATGGATCCTCTAAGAAAGACACAATCGGAACTCAGCTGCCTTCCGAGTCACAGGTTAGCTTATAAATTCCTTTATGCTTCGGTAGCTTTGTAGTTGTCAGCAACGGCAGAGATAGGGGTGGTCATCAAGGGAAATCACCTGTCCAGCTATCCTAAGTTTTCAAATTTCACGTAACCAAATCTTTTTAAGTTTTTGTATTGATGGCTACGAAATTGAAACGTATTTCTTGTCACTGTGTTACATTGGCAGTTTGTTCATCAAGCTCCATTTCCACAAGGCTTCAGCTACTCAAGTTCCCAAATCAAATTTTGAGTAAGGCCTCAGCCCTCAGCTACTCAAACGCAAACTTCTCTGTCTTTAACTATTTGATTTATGTGGTGAAATTTCAAACTTCACGTCTCACACAAAAGTACACTAGGCTTCTCCGTCTTGATGTTATACCTCACACAAAAATTTTGAGTATATTAATCATTTAATTTCGTTTGTAATTAATTAGCCACCATGAATTGTCGAATTAAGTatgcaatattttttttacaaaaacataaaaagttaatttaaataaattgtaaCCTCCCCAATTGGCCAAGTTAATGGCATACGAGCGTGCCACGTTTTATTTACGAATTaagtgttattattattatt from Primulina tabacum isolate GXHZ01 chromosome 14, ASM2559414v2, whole genome shotgun sequence includes:
- the LOC142525397 gene encoding nuclear transcription factor Y subunit B-1-like — encoded protein: MAESPGGFAGGSGSHDSGGGDHSPQSSVKEQDRFLPIANIGRIMKKALPANGKIAKDAKDTVQECVSEFISFVTSEASDKCQKEKRKTINGDDLLWAMATLGFEEYIAPLKAYLARYRELEGDAKGSARVGDGSSKKDTIGTQLPSESQFVHQAPFPQGFSYSSSQIKF